Proteins co-encoded in one Myotis daubentonii chromosome 8, mMyoDau2.1, whole genome shotgun sequence genomic window:
- the SPEF1 gene encoding sperm flagellar protein 1 isoform X2, with protein MAGSVDEEALHQLYLWIDNIPLSRPKRNLSRDFSDGEVIKFYFPKMVEMHNYVPANSLQQKLSNWGHLNRKVLNKLNFSVPEDVMHQIVQCTPGVVELVLIPLRQRLEERRRRRKQGSGSLQELVPQDGSGYMDVGLSQKPRGEGAQDTQGGGQLRGGRQPVPRRPGYSQVLHGDPSVILQIAEKEQELLASQETVQVLQMKVRRLEHLLQLKNVRIDDLSRRLQQAERKQRRMDHFPEPRNRVRRPGVYPKAVRDTRRSALELPVLGFWGWSPHWVRTTRTRSPSSCENSDVSI; from the exons ATGGCGGGCAGTGTGGACGAGGAGGCGCTGCACCAGCTGTACCTGTGGATAGACAACATCCCTCTGTCCCGGCCCAAGAGAAATCTCTCCCGGGACTTCAGTGACGGAG AAGTCATCAAGTTTTACTTCCCCAAGATGGTGGAGATGCACAATTATGTCCCTGCCAACTCTCTCCAGCAGAAGCTCAGCAACTGGGGTCACCTGAACAG GAAGGTGCTGAACAAGCTGAATTTCTCGGTGCCGGAGGACGTGATGCACCAGATCGTGCAGTGCACGCCGGGCGTGGTGGAGTTGGTGCTCATTCCACTGAGGCAGCGCCTGGAGGAGCGGCGGAGGCGCAGGAAGCAGGGCTCGGGCTCCTTACAG GAGCTGGTTCCCCAGGATGGCAGTGGCTACATGGATGTGG GTTTGTCCCAGAAGCCCCGAGGGGAAGGTGCCCAGGACACCCAGGGAGGGGGGCAGCTCAG GGGGGGCCGGCAGCCGGTGCCCCGGCGTCCTGGGTATAGCCAGGTGCTGCACGGCGACCCGAGCGTCATCCTCCAGATTGCCGAGAAGGAGCAGGAATTGTTGGCCTCGCAGGAGACTGTGCAG GTCCTGCAGATGAAGGTGCGGCGCTTGGAGCACCTGCTCCAGCTCAAGAACGTGCGCATCGACGACCTCTCCCGCCGGTTGCAGCAGGCGGAACGGAAGCAGCG GAGAATGGACCACTTTCCAGAACCCAGAAACCGTGTGCGGAGGCCTGGTGTGTACCCCAAAGCAGTGAGAGACACCAGGCGCTCCGCTTTGGAGCTCCCTGTGCTGGGCTTTTGGGGATGGTCCCCCCACTGGGTCCGCACCACTAGAACCCGGTCCCCATCCAGCTGTGAGAACAGTGATGTCTCCATCTAG
- the SPEF1 gene encoding sperm flagellar protein 1 isoform X1 has product MAGSVDEEALHQLYLWIDNIPLSRPKRNLSRDFSDGVLVAEVIKFYFPKMVEMHNYVPANSLQQKLSNWGHLNRKVLNKLNFSVPEDVMHQIVQCTPGVVELVLIPLRQRLEERRRRRKQGSGSLQELVPQDGSGYMDVGLSQKPRGEGAQDTQGGGQLRGGRQPVPRRPGYSQVLHGDPSVILQIAEKEQELLASQETVQVLQMKVRRLEHLLQLKNVRIDDLSRRLQQAERKQRRMDHFPEPRNRVRRPGVYPKAVRDTRRSALELPVLGFWGWSPHWVRTTRTRSPSSCENSDVSI; this is encoded by the exons ATGGCGGGCAGTGTGGACGAGGAGGCGCTGCACCAGCTGTACCTGTGGATAGACAACATCCCTCTGTCCCGGCCCAAGAGAAATCTCTCCCGGGACTTCAGTGACGGAG TCTTGGTTGCAGAAGTCATCAAGTTTTACTTCCCCAAGATGGTGGAGATGCACAATTATGTCCCTGCCAACTCTCTCCAGCAGAAGCTCAGCAACTGGGGTCACCTGAACAG GAAGGTGCTGAACAAGCTGAATTTCTCGGTGCCGGAGGACGTGATGCACCAGATCGTGCAGTGCACGCCGGGCGTGGTGGAGTTGGTGCTCATTCCACTGAGGCAGCGCCTGGAGGAGCGGCGGAGGCGCAGGAAGCAGGGCTCGGGCTCCTTACAG GAGCTGGTTCCCCAGGATGGCAGTGGCTACATGGATGTGG GTTTGTCCCAGAAGCCCCGAGGGGAAGGTGCCCAGGACACCCAGGGAGGGGGGCAGCTCAG GGGGGGCCGGCAGCCGGTGCCCCGGCGTCCTGGGTATAGCCAGGTGCTGCACGGCGACCCGAGCGTCATCCTCCAGATTGCCGAGAAGGAGCAGGAATTGTTGGCCTCGCAGGAGACTGTGCAG GTCCTGCAGATGAAGGTGCGGCGCTTGGAGCACCTGCTCCAGCTCAAGAACGTGCGCATCGACGACCTCTCCCGCCGGTTGCAGCAGGCGGAACGGAAGCAGCG GAGAATGGACCACTTTCCAGAACCCAGAAACCGTGTGCGGAGGCCTGGTGTGTACCCCAAAGCAGTGAGAGACACCAGGCGCTCCGCTTTGGAGCTCCCTGTGCTGGGCTTTTGGGGATGGTCCCCCCACTGGGTCCGCACCACTAGAACCCGGTCCCCATCCAGCTGTGAGAACAGTGATGTCTCCATCTAG
- the SPEF1 gene encoding sperm flagellar protein 1 isoform X4 — MAGSVDEEALHQLYLWIDNIPLSRPKRNLSRDFSDGVLVAEVIKFYFPKMVEMHNYVPANSLQQKLSNWGHLNRKVLNKLNFSVPEDVMHQIVQCTPGVVELVLIPLRQRLEERRRRRKQGSGSLQVCPRSPEGKVPRTPREGGSSGGAGSRCPGVLGIARCCTATRASSSRLPRRSRNCWPRRRLCRSCR; from the exons ATGGCGGGCAGTGTGGACGAGGAGGCGCTGCACCAGCTGTACCTGTGGATAGACAACATCCCTCTGTCCCGGCCCAAGAGAAATCTCTCCCGGGACTTCAGTGACGGAG TCTTGGTTGCAGAAGTCATCAAGTTTTACTTCCCCAAGATGGTGGAGATGCACAATTATGTCCCTGCCAACTCTCTCCAGCAGAAGCTCAGCAACTGGGGTCACCTGAACAG GAAGGTGCTGAACAAGCTGAATTTCTCGGTGCCGGAGGACGTGATGCACCAGATCGTGCAGTGCACGCCGGGCGTGGTGGAGTTGGTGCTCATTCCACTGAGGCAGCGCCTGGAGGAGCGGCGGAGGCGCAGGAAGCAGGGCTCGGGCTCCTTACAG GTTTGTCCCAGAAGCCCCGAGGGGAAGGTGCCCAGGACACCCAGGGAGGGGGGCAGCTCAG GGGGGGCCGGCAGCCGGTGCCCCGGCGTCCTGGGTATAGCCAGGTGCTGCACGGCGACCCGAGCGTCATCCTCCAGATTGCCGAGAAGGAGCAGGAATTGTTGGCCTCGCAGGAGACTGTGCAG GTCCTGCAGATGA
- the SPEF1 gene encoding sperm flagellar protein 1 isoform X3 gives MAGSVDEEALHQLYLWIDNIPLSRPKRNLSRDFSDGVLVAEVIKFYFPKMVEMHNYVPANSLQQKLSNWGHLNRKVLNKLNFSVPEDVMHQIVQCTPGVVELVLIPLRQRLEERRRRRKQGSGSLQELVPQDGSGYMDVGLSQKPRGEGAQDTQGGGQLRGGRQPVPRRPGYSQVLHGDPSVILQIAEKEQELLASQETVQVLQMKVRRLEHLLQLKNVRIDDLSRRLQQAERKQR, from the exons ATGGCGGGCAGTGTGGACGAGGAGGCGCTGCACCAGCTGTACCTGTGGATAGACAACATCCCTCTGTCCCGGCCCAAGAGAAATCTCTCCCGGGACTTCAGTGACGGAG TCTTGGTTGCAGAAGTCATCAAGTTTTACTTCCCCAAGATGGTGGAGATGCACAATTATGTCCCTGCCAACTCTCTCCAGCAGAAGCTCAGCAACTGGGGTCACCTGAACAG GAAGGTGCTGAACAAGCTGAATTTCTCGGTGCCGGAGGACGTGATGCACCAGATCGTGCAGTGCACGCCGGGCGTGGTGGAGTTGGTGCTCATTCCACTGAGGCAGCGCCTGGAGGAGCGGCGGAGGCGCAGGAAGCAGGGCTCGGGCTCCTTACAG GAGCTGGTTCCCCAGGATGGCAGTGGCTACATGGATGTGG GTTTGTCCCAGAAGCCCCGAGGGGAAGGTGCCCAGGACACCCAGGGAGGGGGGCAGCTCAG GGGGGGCCGGCAGCCGGTGCCCCGGCGTCCTGGGTATAGCCAGGTGCTGCACGGCGACCCGAGCGTCATCCTCCAGATTGCCGAGAAGGAGCAGGAATTGTTGGCCTCGCAGGAGACTGTGCAG GTCCTGCAGATGAAGGTGCGGCGCTTGGAGCACCTGCTCCAGCTCAAGAACGTGCGCATCGACGACCTCTCCCGCCGGTTGCAGCAGGCGGAACGGAAGCAGCGGTGA